Proteins from a single region of Echeneis naucrates chromosome 14, fEcheNa1.1, whole genome shotgun sequence:
- the foxred1 gene encoding FAD-dependent oxidoreductase domain-containing protein 1, with translation MSTWRRLRASLRAAEGLIRSRRQAPIPGHETWCRSLSTGGSLRNDFFKDLEAQLSAMRKKARDALPGSSWSPLELNPNLPPERADIVVVGGGVMGWSVAYWLKQKERIPGGLKVVVVEKDPMYSQASTVLSAGGIRQQFSLPENIHLSLASADFMRNINEHLDVLNEEPVDLQFNQSGYLFLASEKVAHIMEENYSTQRQAGAKVSLLSPAQLKDRFPWINTDDVALASYGLENEGWFDPWTLLNAFRRKAMSMGVIQCCGEVTDFKYTVNVMTNLAGDHVDFRRIKSVRVQMPNSLEYQPVECAIVVNAAGAFSGKVAGMLGIGSGPKDSLAGIALPVEPRKRFIYVVHCPDGPGLDTPFLIDYSGVYFRREGLGGNYIAGASPEEAEEPDVSNLEVDHQFFEEKIWPSMAHRVPAFEKLKVTSAWAGFYDYNTFDQNGIIGMHPLINNMYFATGFSGHGLQHSPAVGRAVAELILDGNFKTLDLSRLGFGRILAQEPMMERNIV, from the exons ATGTCAACGTGGCGGCGGCTGCGTGCGTCGCTGCGGGCGGCTGAAGGTCTGATCCGATCCCGCAGACAGGCGCCGATTCCCGGACACGAAACGTGGTGTCGGAGCCTGAGCACCGGCGGATCTCTCCGAAATGACTTCTTCAAAG ATCTGGAGGCCCAGCTGTCAGCCATGAGGAAGAAGGCCCGGGACGCCCTGCCGGGGAGCAGCTGGTCCCCCTTGGAGCTGAACCCCAACCTTCCTCCGGAGAGGGCCGACATCGTGGTGGTGGGCGGCGGTGTGATGGGCTGGTCTGTGGCCTACTGGCTGAAGCAGAAGGAGCGTATCCCAGGAGGGctgaaggtggtggtggtggagaagGACCCCATG TATTCCCAGGCCTCCACGGTGCTCTCTGCGGGGGGCATCCGGCAGCAATTCTCCCTCCCCGAGAACATCCACCTCTCGCTGGCGTCTGCAGACTTCATGAGAAACATCAAT GAACACCTGGACGTGCTGAATGAGGAGCCGGTGGACCTGCAGTTCAACCAATCAGGATACCTGTTCCTGGCCAGTGAGAAGGTGGCTCACATCATGGAGGAGAACTACAGCACCCAGAG ACAAGCCGGAGCCAAAGTGTCACTTCTGTCCCCGGCACAACTGAAGGACAGATTTCCGTGGATAAACACAGACGACGTGGCGTTGGCTTCGTATG GGCTGGAGAACGAGGGCTGGTTTGACCCCTGGACTCTGCTGAACGCCTTCAGAAGAAAGGCCATGTCGATGGGAGTCATCCAGTGCTGTGGAGAAGTTACAG ACTTTAAATACACAGTCAATGTGATGACTAATTTGGCCGGAGACCACGTGGACTTTAGGAGAATAAAGTCTGTCAGA GTGCAGATGCCCAACAGTCTGGAGTACCAGCCCGTCGAATGCGCCATTGTGGTGAATGCAGCAGGAGCCTTTTCTGGGAAAGTGGCAGGGATGCTGGGAATTGGCTCCGGCCCTAAAGACTCCCTCGCTGGAATCGCTCTGCCTGTTGAGCCTCGGAAAAG GTTTATCTATGTGGTCCACTGTCCTGACGGTCCCGGTCTAGACACTCCCTTCTTGATCGATTACTCTGGAGTTTATTTCAGAAGAGAGGGCTTAGGAGGGAACTACATCGCCGGGGCGTCGCCAGAGGAG gCGGAGGAGCCAGATGTCAGCAATCTGGAGGTGGACCACCAGTTTTTTGAGGAGAAGATTTGGCCCAGTATGGCTCATCGTGTTCCTGCTTTTGAGAAACTGAAG GTGACCAGCGCGTGGGCGGGTTTCTACGACTACAACACCTTCGACCAGAACGGCATCATCGGCATGCACCCTCTGATCAACAACATGTACTTCGCCACCGGCTTCAGCGGCCACGGCCTGCAGCACTCCCCCGCCGTGGGCCGCGCCGTGGCCGAACTGATCCTGGACGGGAACTTTAAAACGCTGGACCTGAGCAGACTCGGCTTCGGGCGGATTCTGGCCCAGGAGCCCATGATGGAGAGGAACATCGTGTAG
- the LOC115054657 gene encoding ATP-sensitive inward rectifier potassium channel 1-like: MVSVSSSRMFQLLRGHMKPAGHRGCKTRLVTKDGRCNIEFANIDCSDHLAYLVDFWTTFVEFRWRFVLLLFVASFTGSWFIFSLLWYWIAKSNGDLSGQNRTDGHIQCVDNVNGLTTAFLYSLETQTTIGYGGRALTGHCAGTVALIIIQSLIGVFINCFMCGVILAKISLPKKRAKTVTFSRTAVICLKKGSLCLLIRVANLRKTLLIGSSIYGKLLRTTTTADGETIILDQVDVDFMVDAGKDNLFFVCPLTLYHVIDRSSPFYELSADTLPQQDFELVVFLDGMAESTSSSCQVRTSYIPQEIQWGYSFLPIVSRTKTGKYCVDFSNFSKSVRVTTPHCVHCFQTDTDQRNHNGHNQQKTGIDNLGFQVIDIHDFVDITKM, encoded by the exons ATGGTCTCAGTCAGCAG ctccaggaTGTTCCAGCTGCTCCGGGGTCACATGAAACCAGCTGGACATCGCGGTTGTAAAACCCGCCTGGTCACCAAAGACGGGCGCTGCAACATCGAGTTCGCCAACATCGATTGCAGCGACCACTTGGCGTACCTGGTGGACTTCTGGACCACCTTCGTAGAGTTCCGCTGGCGcttcgtcctcctcctgttcGTGGCCTCGTTCACGGGCAGCTGGTTCATTTTCAGCCTGCTGTGGTATTGGATCGCAAAGAGCAACGGGGACCTGAGTGGACAGAACCGCACAGACGGACACATCCAGTGCGTAGACAACGTGAACGGCCTCACCACCGCCTTCCTCTACTCCTTAGAGACCCAAACCACCATCGGGTACGGTGGCCGGGCGCTGACAGGACACTGTGCAGGCACGGTGGCCCTGATCATCATCCAGTCTCTGATCGGAGTCTTCATCAACTGCTTCATGTGTGGCGTCATCTTGGCCAAGATCTCTTTACCCAAAAAAAGGGCCAAGACCGTGACCTTCAGCAGGACGGCGGTCATCTGCTTGAAGAAAGGCAGTTTGTGTCTCCTGATCAGAGTCGCCAACCTCCGAAAGACTTTGCTGATCGGCAGCAGTATCTACGGAAAGCTGCTGCGGACAACGACCACGGCGGATGGAGAAACCATCATTCTCGACCAGGTGGACGTGGACTTTATGGTTGATGCCGGAAAGGAcaacctgttttttgtttgcccTCTGACCCTGTACCACGTGATCGACAGATCGAGCCCTTTCTATGAGCTGTCGGCCGACACGCTCCCACAGCAGGACTTTGAGTTGGTGGTCTTTTTGGACGGGATGGCCGAGTCCACCAGTTCCTCCTGTCAAGTCCGGACTTCCTACATCCCACAGGAGATTCAGTGGGGATACAGTTTCCTGCCCATCGTCTCCCGCACCAAGACGGGAAAGTACTGCGTGGATTTCTCAAACTTCTCAAAAAGCGTCCGGGTCACCACGCCACACTGCGTCCACTGCTTCCAGACCGACACGGACCAGAGGAACCACAACGGCCACAaccagcagaagactgggatcGACAATCTGGGCTTCCAGGTCATCGACATTCACGACTTTGTGGATATCACTAAAATGTGA